Proteins encoded by one window of Arachis ipaensis cultivar K30076 chromosome B04, Araip1.1, whole genome shotgun sequence:
- the LOC107639378 gene encoding 1-aminocyclopropane-1-carboxylate oxidase homolog 1 isoform X2, which translates to MDLQITKETESSDTKDSTYDREAEIKEFDESKSGVKGLVDSGVKKVPRMFHCGERLSVAGVENSASDSRLSVPIIDLRGPHKETVTEIQSACREWGFFQVINHGIPVSVLDEMIDGIRRFHEQDTDIRKQFYGRDTTKKVMYYSNTSLYRDKFANWRDTVGFSMAPDIPKAEELPAVCRDILLEYSKRIKALGSTIFELLSEALGLKQTYLKELGCSKGIFIQGHYYPACPEPELTLGTTKHTDASFLTILLQDQLGGLQVLHENQWLNVPPVHGALVINVGDFLQSSNGDVQEKIQIPKALV; encoded by the exons ATGGATTTGCAAATAACAAAGGAAACAGAGTCATCAGACACTAAAGATTCCACTTATGACAGAGAAGCTGAGATAAAAGaatttgatgaatcaaaatcagGAGTTAAAGGTCTGGTGGATTCCGGAGTGAAGAAAGTTCCACGCATGTTCCATTGCGGTGAACGACTATCGGTAGCCGGCGTCGAAAACTCGGCAAGCGACTCAAGATTAAGCGTTCCCATTATAGACCTCAGAGGACCGCACAAAGAAACAGTTACTGAAATTCAAAGCGCATGCCGCGAGTGGGGGTTCTTCCAGGTGATCAACCATGGGATTCCTGTCAGTGTTTTGGATGAGATGATTGATGGAATCCGTAGGTTTCATGAACAAGACACTGATATAAGGAAGCAATTTTACGGCAGAGATACTACGAAGAAAGTTATGTATTACTCCAATACAAGCCTCTACAGGGACAAATTTGCTAATTGGAGAGATACTGTTGGGTTCTCCATGGCTCCTGATATACCTAAAGCGGAAGAATTGCCTGCTGTATGCAG AGACATTTTGTTGGAATATTCAAAGAGAATAAAAGCATTGGGGTCTACAATTTTTGAGTTATTGTCGGAGGCTCTTGGCCTTAAGCAAACTTACCTGAAAGAATTGGGTTGCTCTAAGGGAATTTTTATTCAAGGTCATTACTATCCAGCATGCCCCGAACCTGAACTTACTTTGGGCACTACTAAGCACACGGATGCTTCCTTCCTCACTATACTCCTTCAAGACCAACTTGGAGGCCTTCAAGTTCTTCATGAGAATCaatggttgaatgttcctcctgTGCATGGAGCTCTTGTTATAAACGTAGGAGATTTCCTGCAA